The following proteins come from a genomic window of Gimesia chilikensis:
- a CDS encoding GntR family transcriptional regulator — MTARAPDSQQTSPATSLPGKQRPKYLQLVEQLMEQITQGELKPGAALPSEHQLCETHQLARTTVRNAMQLLEEQGWINRIHGKGSFVSTKPPIPIKQQLDIFAFVLPEVRTGFYPSLQRSFEQAAALTQNQVLVCCTENKVDMQGNTILQLIDKHVAGVALVPATVPPTPAYQVRQLQQHGIPVVFCHRDVEGIQAPLLSIPFRKVGLLAGQTLLEQGHRSIALFSPHRATASIEYETGLREALAASPDSCPEPFIFHGPSSQLHPIDYEPDLLNTLETMFQRPDPPTAIFATFDSLAELIYLLLGKLGKRVPEDVSLLGFGGTVRHGAIQSRLSSITVDEVAIGRKAAELLTQMKQGELPIDSAEVFPMPINTSAGQTLGPPPAQ, encoded by the coding sequence ATGACAGCACGTGCCCCGGATTCACAACAGACCAGCCCTGCGACCTCGCTCCCCGGCAAGCAGCGCCCGAAATACCTGCAGTTGGTGGAACAGCTCATGGAGCAGATTACGCAGGGCGAACTCAAGCCCGGAGCCGCCCTGCCCTCGGAACACCAGCTCTGTGAAACGCACCAGTTGGCACGGACCACCGTCCGCAATGCGATGCAACTGCTCGAAGAACAGGGCTGGATCAACCGCATTCACGGCAAAGGTTCGTTCGTCAGTACGAAACCGCCGATCCCCATTAAACAGCAGCTCGATATTTTCGCTTTCGTACTCCCTGAAGTTCGTACCGGCTTTTATCCGTCATTGCAGCGGAGTTTCGAACAGGCAGCCGCCCTCACCCAGAATCAGGTGCTCGTCTGCTGCACGGAAAACAAAGTCGACATGCAGGGCAATACGATCCTGCAACTCATCGACAAACACGTCGCCGGTGTGGCACTGGTCCCCGCGACCGTTCCGCCGACTCCCGCGTACCAGGTGCGACAACTGCAACAGCATGGCATTCCCGTTGTCTTCTGTCACCGGGATGTCGAAGGCATTCAGGCCCCCCTGCTTTCCATCCCCTTCCGTAAAGTCGGCCTGCTGGCAGGACAGACACTGCTGGAACAGGGACACCGTTCGATCGCCCTGTTTTCCCCCCACCGCGCCACGGCTTCGATTGAATACGAAACCGGACTCCGCGAAGCCCTGGCTGCCAGCCCCGATTCTTGTCCGGAACCGTTCATCTTTCACGGACCCAGTTCGCAGCTCCATCCGATTGACTATGAACCGGATCTGCTCAACACCCTGGAAACCATGTTTCAGCGTCCCGATCCGCCCACGGCGATCTTCGCCACCTTCGATTCACTGGCCGAGCTGATTTATCTGCTGCTCGGCAAACTCGGAAAACGCGTTCCGGAAGATGTCTCCCTGCTCGGATTCGGTGGCACGGTCCGTCACGGCGCAATCCAGAGCCGACTCTCTTCGATCACCGTCGATGAAGTTGCCATCGGCAGAAAAGCAGCTGAATTACTGACCCAGATGAAACAGGGAGAACTTCCCATCGATTCTGCGGAAGTCTTTCCCATGCCCATTAACACCAGCGCCGGACAGACACTGGGACCACCCCCAGCTCAATAA
- a CDS encoding Gfo/Idh/MocA family protein, with protein sequence MKERRRLLVVGVGSIGERHLRCFQATDRVDISICELNADLRQQVAERYSVKTQYADLDSALAEPHDFAVIATPAHLHIQMAQRVVEAGLDVFIEKPLSTSVDGVADLQKLLKEKQKKAGIAYVYRAHPALAAMKADLDTGRYGKPVELVVVSGQNFPTYRPAYRDIYYKSRATGGGAVQDALTHSMNAGEYLVGPVKALVADYAHQVLEGVDVEDTVHVITRQGSVLGNFSLNQHQPANESSITVICERGMLRFEYQKSWYRHVTEPEGEWVVGYQETLERDTLFSRQASAFLDYLDDFCPPLCSLEEGLQTLAVNLSILESVEQRAWVEPAHYLTH encoded by the coding sequence ATGAAAGAGCGTAGACGATTACTGGTAGTCGGAGTCGGTTCAATTGGAGAACGGCATCTGCGCTGTTTCCAGGCGACGGACCGTGTCGATATCTCGATTTGTGAACTGAACGCCGACCTGCGTCAGCAGGTCGCCGAGCGATATTCTGTGAAAACTCAGTATGCGGATCTGGACTCGGCACTGGCGGAGCCACATGACTTTGCGGTCATCGCGACTCCAGCACACCTGCATATTCAAATGGCGCAACGGGTCGTTGAAGCGGGTTTGGACGTGTTCATCGAAAAGCCCCTGAGCACGTCGGTGGACGGTGTGGCCGATCTGCAGAAACTGCTGAAAGAGAAACAGAAAAAAGCGGGAATCGCGTATGTCTATCGCGCTCATCCCGCGCTGGCCGCGATGAAGGCGGATCTGGATACGGGCCGCTATGGCAAACCGGTAGAACTGGTTGTCGTTTCCGGTCAGAACTTTCCCACCTATCGGCCCGCGTATCGCGACATCTATTACAAGTCGCGCGCGACCGGCGGAGGGGCGGTGCAGGATGCGTTAACGCATTCGATGAATGCCGGCGAGTACCTGGTGGGGCCGGTGAAAGCCCTGGTGGCGGACTACGCACATCAGGTGCTGGAAGGTGTGGACGTGGAAGACACCGTACACGTAATTACCCGCCAGGGAAGTGTGCTGGGCAACTTCAGTCTGAATCAGCATCAACCGGCCAATGAATCGAGTATTACTGTGATCTGCGAACGGGGCATGCTCCGATTTGAGTATCAGAAAAGCTGGTACCGCCACGTCACTGAGCCGGAGGGGGAGTGGGTCGTCGGTTACCAGGAAACGCTGGAACGGGACACACTCTTTTCGCGACAGGCGAGTGCCTTTCTCGATTATCTCGATGATTTCTGTCCGCCGCTCTGTTCGCTGGAAGAAGGACTGCAGACGCTTGCGGTCAATCTTTCGATTCTGGAATCTGTCGAACAGCGTGCCTGGGTCGAACCGGCGCACTACCTTACCCATTGA
- a CDS encoding SDR family NAD(P)-dependent oxidoreductase, producing the protein MQPSDEPTIQQLFDLTGKTILISGASGYLGGAMSRGLAEAGARLVVSSRSQERAEQTASELPDPNGVGHLGVALDHMEADSIEEGFAAALEAAGEIDVLVNNGNDPVGEDWRNVTADAFNRHLQNATGYFLLARKLRDHLVAREARGSVIMIGSMYGVVGSYPEAYEGICAASPVAYHTMKGGLIHQTRHLSVYWAKDGVRVNCLSPGPFPSEKAPAGLAERLSEHSPMGRMGSPAELKGAVVFLASEASSYITGQNLLVDGGWTAW; encoded by the coding sequence ATGCAACCAAGTGATGAACCCACGATACAGCAGCTGTTTGATCTTACCGGCAAGACGATTTTAATCTCCGGTGCGAGTGGTTACCTCGGAGGTGCGATGTCGCGGGGACTGGCCGAAGCCGGGGCACGGCTGGTGGTCAGCAGCCGCAGCCAGGAACGGGCTGAGCAGACGGCTTCGGAACTACCCGATCCTAACGGCGTGGGGCATCTGGGGGTCGCGCTGGATCATATGGAAGCCGATTCGATTGAAGAGGGGTTTGCAGCAGCTCTGGAAGCAGCCGGCGAGATCGATGTGCTGGTGAATAACGGCAATGATCCAGTGGGAGAAGACTGGCGAAATGTCACCGCAGATGCGTTTAACCGTCACCTGCAGAATGCGACCGGCTATTTTCTGCTGGCCCGCAAACTGCGTGATCACCTCGTCGCGCGCGAGGCCCGGGGGAGCGTGATCATGATCGGTTCGATGTATGGCGTGGTCGGCTCTTATCCTGAAGCGTACGAGGGGATCTGTGCAGCCAGTCCCGTGGCTTATCACACGATGAAGGGAGGACTGATCCATCAGACGCGGCATCTGTCGGTCTACTGGGCCAAAGATGGCGTGCGGGTCAACTGTCTGAGTCCGGGACCGTTTCCTTCCGAGAAAGCACCTGCGGGGCTGGCAGAGCGCTTGAGCGAGCACAGTCCGATGGGCCGCATGGGATCACCGGCCGAACTGAAGGGAGCAGTTGTCTTCCTGGCGAGCGAGGCGAGCAGTTATATCACAGGCCAGAACCTGCTGGTCGATGGTGGCTGGACCGCCTGGTAG
- a CDS encoding Na/Pi cotransporter family protein, giving the protein MGLEILNALGGLGLFLLGMVILTNGLKELAGDTIRRLIAKFTKNMPSGIATGAIVTAVLQSSSATTVTAVGFASAGLLSLSQSLGIIFGANLGTTMTGWIVAVFGFKLKLGQIAFPLILVGTLMYMFARKRVGMIGFALAGFGLIFVGIDNMQAGMSGLTDTVTPKSFPTDDWLGRILLILIGMGVSMVTQSSSAGMAMAITAVHTGTISLTQGVAMVVGFDMGTTVTAVIATLGGSVTARRTAFAHVLFNTTTACVAYFLVPLYMWVWQSYVNQGDRFSPEIGLALFHSLFNLLGILMLAPLSSQVIRVLCWLVPDAVNDQVERLEESFIQTPNVAIEASRSTLTEVFQDVLHLFHGLFTNKADRADISSMMEQTHETLTITEDYLRRVNVSKSDPQTLRCYQEVVLALDHIRRLTRRFKEIERLDAAADVEDLQKVVTRLTKLLDDTEIAFEDRSELMDEQPLEDCARELDQDQESVRRRFTEAASRSGDDFEYVLNQLDAYRWLYRISYHLWRTVHHLQSARIINGQSDVEPAEINNTKAVDSRSDDEGQGSEDKKTSLQIDSRDEVE; this is encoded by the coding sequence ATGGGATTAGAGATTCTCAACGCACTTGGAGGCCTGGGGCTGTTCCTGCTGGGGATGGTCATCCTGACCAACGGCCTGAAGGAACTGGCGGGGGATACCATCCGCCGGTTGATCGCGAAATTCACAAAGAACATGCCCAGCGGAATCGCTACCGGAGCGATCGTCACGGCTGTGCTGCAATCCTCAAGTGCTACTACGGTGACCGCGGTGGGTTTCGCAAGTGCGGGGCTGCTTTCTTTATCACAGTCGCTGGGGATCATCTTTGGTGCCAACCTGGGTACAACGATGACGGGCTGGATCGTGGCGGTCTTTGGTTTCAAATTGAAGCTGGGACAGATCGCTTTTCCCCTGATTCTGGTCGGCACTCTGATGTACATGTTTGCCCGCAAGCGGGTGGGGATGATCGGTTTCGCGTTGGCTGGCTTTGGTCTGATCTTTGTCGGCATTGATAACATGCAGGCCGGGATGTCGGGACTGACAGATACGGTTACGCCGAAATCGTTTCCCACAGATGACTGGCTGGGGCGTATCCTGTTGATTTTGATCGGCATGGGAGTCTCCATGGTCACGCAGTCGTCCAGCGCGGGAATGGCGATGGCAATTACCGCCGTGCATACCGGTACGATTTCGCTGACGCAGGGAGTCGCGATGGTGGTCGGTTTTGATATGGGGACGACCGTCACCGCGGTGATCGCCACACTGGGAGGTTCCGTGACGGCGCGACGAACCGCATTTGCGCATGTTCTCTTTAATACAACGACCGCCTGTGTGGCTTATTTTCTGGTACCACTCTACATGTGGGTCTGGCAATCTTATGTGAACCAGGGGGATCGTTTTTCCCCGGAAATCGGACTGGCCCTGTTTCACAGCCTGTTTAATCTGCTGGGGATCCTGATGCTGGCTCCGTTATCCAGCCAGGTGATTCGCGTTCTCTGCTGGCTGGTGCCTGATGCGGTGAACGACCAGGTGGAGCGTTTGGAGGAGTCATTCATCCAGACGCCTAACGTGGCGATTGAAGCGTCGCGCTCGACATTGACCGAAGTCTTTCAGGATGTACTGCACCTGTTTCACGGGTTGTTTACAAATAAGGCAGACCGGGCTGATATTTCCTCGATGATGGAACAGACACATGAGACCTTGACGATTACGGAAGATTACCTGAGGCGGGTCAACGTGTCGAAATCGGATCCGCAGACCTTGCGTTGTTACCAGGAAGTCGTGCTGGCACTGGACCACATCAGACGCCTGACAAGGCGCTTCAAGGAAATCGAGCGGTTGGATGCGGCTGCTGATGTGGAAGATCTGCAAAAGGTCGTAACACGGTTGACGAAACTGTTAGATGACACAGAAATCGCCTTCGAGGATCGTAGCGAACTGATGGACGAGCAGCCGCTGGAAGACTGTGCGCGCGAACTGGATCAGGACCAGGAATCGGTCCGACGCCGGTTTACCGAGGCCGCGTCCCGATCGGGGGATGATTTTGAATATGTACTCAATCAGTTGGACGCTTATCGCTGGCTGTATCGCATCAGTTACCATCTCTGGCGAACGGTGCATCACCTGCAGAGTGCGCGGATCATCAATGGTCAATCGGATGTAGAACCTGCAGAAATTAATAATACGAAAGCCGTAGATTCCCGATCTGATGATGAGGGGCAAGGAAGCGAAGATAAAAAAACGTCCCTGCAAATCGACAGCAGGGACGAAGTGGAATGA
- a CDS encoding Ig-like domain-containing protein — MRYSAMPLLLLSMPVLMMSCSGSSEDKWTEQRPDTFPASGIVTFDGKPLPEATVVFQSTGGEPQAAVGRTDENGEFQLRTFTDGDGAIAGEHKVTVVCSRTEGPPEGANLDEANVVIQEVSLIPERYADPAKSGLTASVTPGQENKFTFHLDKE; from the coding sequence ATGCGTTACTCTGCTATGCCGCTCCTGTTACTTTCCATGCCCGTTTTGATGATGTCCTGCTCTGGGTCCAGTGAAGACAAATGGACCGAACAGCGTCCCGACACCTTTCCCGCGTCCGGCATCGTCACCTTCGATGGTAAACCACTGCCCGAAGCAACCGTTGTTTTTCAATCCACGGGGGGCGAACCACAGGCCGCAGTAGGTCGCACTGATGAAAATGGCGAATTCCAGCTGCGCACTTTCACAGACGGAGACGGTGCCATCGCTGGCGAACACAAGGTCACTGTGGTCTGCTCCAGAACCGAAGGTCCACCGGAGGGGGCCAATCTGGATGAGGCCAATGTGGTCATCCAGGAAGTCTCATTGATTCCCGAGAGATATGCGGATCCAGCCAAATCAGGACTGACCGCCAGTGTCACTCCCGGGCAGGAAAATAAATTCACATTTCATCTCGATAAGGAATGA
- a CDS encoding DUF1559 domain-containing protein: MKPSKSQRGFTLIELLVVIAIIAILIALLLPAVQQAREAARRSTCKNNLKQMGLALHNYHSTHGMFPASRIGPYQSTCTTCGPDSRFSTYVPLLPYLDQAPLYEQITGNLGSTSYVWNTGFSAYKTKLAIIMCPSDVDTGDITTLGQHNYLFSVGDQYSNLETNSSGALRGVFGFRTSVRMRDIIDGTSNTAMVSECVRPPGAGSLTPANTFGTNSTSNTTNPSACRASFVNGAFTTGLLDRNRSLGTRWTDGRAGYINFNTILPPNSPVCNGQTTSGILPPSSRHVGGVHLLMGDGAVRFISENIDTGNIAASQVTSGKSPYGIWGALGSKNGGETVGEF; the protein is encoded by the coding sequence ATGAAACCATCAAAATCCCAACGCGGCTTTACGCTCATTGAGCTGCTGGTCGTCATCGCCATTATTGCTATTTTAATCGCACTGCTCCTGCCCGCAGTCCAGCAGGCACGTGAGGCTGCTCGACGCAGCACCTGCAAAAATAATCTCAAGCAGATGGGATTGGCGCTACACAATTACCATTCCACCCACGGTATGTTTCCCGCCAGCCGAATCGGTCCCTATCAAAGCACCTGCACGACCTGTGGGCCGGACTCCCGCTTCAGCACTTACGTCCCTTTACTTCCCTACCTGGACCAAGCCCCACTCTACGAACAGATCACAGGTAACCTGGGATCGACGTCCTATGTCTGGAACACAGGGTTTTCAGCTTACAAAACCAAACTGGCTATTATCATGTGCCCGTCCGACGTCGACACTGGTGACATCACCACATTGGGTCAACATAATTACCTGTTCTCAGTAGGCGACCAGTACAGCAATCTCGAAACGAACTCATCCGGTGCTCTGCGGGGCGTATTTGGTTTCCGGACCAGTGTTCGCATGCGGGATATCATCGACGGCACCAGCAACACAGCTATGGTCTCAGAATGTGTGCGTCCCCCCGGAGCGGGCTCCCTGACACCGGCCAACACGTTCGGCACCAACTCCACCAGCAACACCACAAACCCATCTGCGTGCCGGGCCAGTTTTGTGAATGGTGCTTTTACCACTGGACTGCTGGACCGGAACCGCTCCCTGGGAACACGCTGGACTGATGGACGTGCAGGCTACATCAACTTTAACACCATCCTGCCTCCCAATTCGCCGGTCTGTAATGGACAGACAACATCGGGAATCTTACCTCCCTCCAGCAGACATGTAGGGGGCGTGCACTTATTGATGGGAGATGGCGCGGTCCGCTTTATCAGCGAGAACATCGACACCGGTAATATAGCTGCATCGCAGGTCACTTCAGGTAAAAGCCCCTATGGCATCTGGGGCGCACTGGGCTCCAAGAACGGAGGAGAAACGGTAGGGGAATTCTAA
- a CDS encoding FecR domain-containing protein, whose translation MLSPQEQEELMHLCWEYQYGSLNPRQAARLEKMVLSHDAARDLFVQYAGMCANLEWEGIVDPGPLGRSTTYDPLPSGELRTIPDYLPEKQGNRRWALLLSSATLFAFCLLGVGYLVYSQANRQNPPAYQAQIIRLQEAHWATGKRNWLQNQRLRTGDQLHLEQGLVELETVSGARIVLKGPARLNAIGSDQFRLNQGHLFAHVPPAARGLTIETPTSRVIDLGTRFGLVVNPSHETEVHVIQGLVRFNLLDTAREITETQDLTENTAVRVQPESKTITRIEASPEIFVQNLARNEPRIVAHWKLNEPESSVTARDSGDHQLDLNVMAETGHSPFTSKPAPHNSSTAAGPFRSQLHKLFRTLNTTEAELFDLKRFTITLWARNPSRDRQGDSDTLFHYRNTRLHSTSQLNLYSDSNSGRLGFGFLDAANQYHSWQTNQNIRWDQDRWYRIVFTYDANTAAPNDSIVTYTRTPEFSSTPDLQQTFTNIKDILPLSPGGVLAVGGSTLSDISRHWGGEIADVRFIRGIPDRFSNSQAQPALIADP comes from the coding sequence ATGCTGTCTCCCCAGGAACAGGAAGAATTGATGCACCTCTGCTGGGAATACCAGTACGGTTCACTCAATCCGCGACAGGCCGCAAGGCTGGAAAAAATGGTGCTCAGCCACGACGCTGCCCGCGACTTATTCGTGCAGTATGCGGGCATGTGTGCCAATCTGGAATGGGAAGGCATTGTCGATCCTGGTCCGCTGGGGCGATCGACAACTTACGATCCGCTCCCCTCTGGAGAATTGCGCACGATCCCCGACTACCTCCCGGAAAAACAGGGAAACCGGAGATGGGCACTCCTGCTCAGCTCAGCCACGCTTTTCGCATTTTGCCTGCTGGGAGTTGGCTACCTGGTTTATTCCCAAGCGAATCGCCAGAACCCTCCGGCCTATCAGGCACAAATCATCCGGCTCCAGGAGGCACACTGGGCGACAGGCAAGCGAAACTGGCTACAAAATCAACGCCTGCGCACCGGAGATCAGCTCCACCTGGAGCAAGGTCTTGTCGAACTGGAAACGGTTTCCGGCGCCCGGATCGTTCTCAAAGGACCTGCTCGGCTGAATGCAATCGGCTCTGATCAGTTCCGTTTAAACCAGGGCCATCTGTTTGCACATGTACCTCCCGCTGCCCGAGGCCTCACCATCGAAACTCCCACTTCGCGCGTCATTGACCTGGGAACACGTTTCGGCCTGGTCGTCAATCCGTCCCATGAAACCGAGGTGCATGTTATCCAGGGACTTGTCCGGTTTAATCTGCTTGACACAGCTCGTGAAATCACAGAGACGCAGGATCTGACCGAAAACACAGCTGTTCGGGTACAACCTGAATCGAAAACGATCACCCGAATTGAAGCTTCACCCGAAATCTTCGTACAGAACCTGGCCAGAAACGAACCCCGGATCGTTGCCCACTGGAAACTCAACGAACCAGAATCATCCGTCACGGCACGCGACTCGGGAGATCACCAACTGGATCTGAATGTCATGGCTGAAACAGGACATTCTCCCTTTACAAGCAAACCGGCGCCACATAATTCTTCAACTGCAGCCGGACCGTTTCGATCACAGTTACATAAACTGTTTCGGACGCTGAATACCACCGAAGCAGAACTATTCGATCTCAAGCGATTCACAATCACGCTCTGGGCACGCAACCCCAGCCGTGATCGCCAGGGGGACTCCGACACACTGTTTCATTATCGTAATACCCGACTGCACAGCACCTCTCAATTGAACCTGTACTCCGACAGCAACTCAGGCAGACTGGGCTTCGGTTTTCTGGATGCGGCGAACCAATATCATTCCTGGCAAACCAATCAGAATATTCGCTGGGATCAAGATCGCTGGTACCGGATTGTCTTCACCTACGATGCCAACACCGCAGCTCCGAACGACAGCATTGTGACGTATACCCGCACCCCTGAATTTTCTTCAACCCCCGATTTGCAGCAGACATTTACCAATATTAAAGACATTCTGCCTCTCTCACCGGGGGGAGTTCTGGCGGTGGGAGGCTCCACGCTTTCCGACATCTCCCGGCACTGGGGAGGCGAGATTGCCGACGTACGGTTTATTCGAGGCATCCCCGACCGCTTCTCAAATTCGCAGGCACAACCAGCGTTGATCGCAGATCCATAA
- a CDS encoding sigma-70 family RNA polymerase sigma factor — protein MAVVTDRTTEFIMLFSRHSQRIYRFIRSLVDNRTDAEEIYQNTCTVLWARFDTFETGSNFWAWSCQIVRYEVLNYRRRQNLERHIFSDEFYNRVAESAMVSIDELDQQQAALSVCFELLTDRQREVLEKIYEPDASPISVARELKRTPNAIYKIMRRAHELLLSCIQRRLNSGDLF, from the coding sequence ATGGCGGTAGTAACCGACCGCACAACTGAATTCATCATGCTGTTCTCCCGGCACAGCCAGAGAATCTACCGGTTCATCAGATCGCTGGTAGATAATCGAACTGATGCCGAAGAGATCTATCAGAATACGTGCACCGTACTCTGGGCCAGGTTTGATACGTTTGAAACCGGGTCCAATTTCTGGGCCTGGAGTTGTCAGATTGTTCGATATGAAGTCCTGAATTATCGTCGGCGTCAAAATCTGGAACGACATATTTTCTCTGATGAATTCTATAACCGGGTCGCGGAAAGTGCCATGGTCTCCATTGATGAACTGGATCAGCAGCAGGCAGCGTTATCAGTCTGCTTTGAACTATTGACCGATCGACAGCGGGAAGTGCTGGAGAAAATCTACGAACCCGATGCCAGCCCCATCTCGGTGGCCCGGGAGCTGAAACGCACTCCTAATGCAATTTATAAAATTATGCGTCGCGCGCATGAGCTGCTTTTGAGCTGCATTCAGCGTCGCCTGAATTCAGGAGATCTGTTCTGA
- a CDS encoding GNAT family N-acetyltransferase, with the protein MQFREISWQSDEYQQACELRNTILRRPLGMNLLQEDLSGETEYLHFGMFESDRLVACVLAVPLGSGRAKLRQMAVSGECQGQGIGRRLIQSVEDCLVQQGFQVVELDARREAVGFYEKLGYVSQGDEFISVTIPHQRMTKVIAAD; encoded by the coding sequence ATGCAATTTAGAGAAATATCCTGGCAGTCCGACGAATATCAACAGGCTTGCGAACTCAGAAATACAATTTTACGTCGCCCTCTCGGAATGAATCTGTTACAGGAAGATCTCTCCGGTGAAACGGAATACTTGCATTTCGGAATGTTTGAATCGGATCGGCTGGTCGCTTGTGTGCTCGCGGTGCCTCTCGGTTCGGGGCGGGCGAAGCTGAGGCAGATGGCGGTGTCGGGTGAGTGTCAGGGGCAGGGGATTGGTCGGCGTTTGATTCAGTCGGTAGAAGATTGTCTGGTACAGCAAGGGTTCCAGGTTGTGGAGCTCGATGCCCGGCGGGAGGCGGTTGGCTTTTATGAGAAACTGGGCTACGTCTCGCAGGGGGATGAGTTCATCTCAGTGACGATTCCGCATCAACGCATGACGAAAGTGATTGCTGCTGACTGA
- a CDS encoding DUF1501 domain-containing protein, whose protein sequence is MHRLQRRDFLYGMGASLGTVAFNALLQAEQKTEPKQQNLIDGPPLAPRDPHLKPRAKACIFLFMEGGPSHIDTFDPKPALEKLHLKEFVREDKQVSAMASGKRYYIKSPFQHRQAGESGISLSEHFSHLSEVADDLCVYHGLQAESINHPTACYHMNTGNRFGGDPAIGSWMTYGLGTENQNLPAFIVLPEVAYPQGGAANWSNGFLPAYFQGTALRSTGSPILDLNPPPNVTRETQRKNLDLLAKLNQQDQQRHPHEEVLAARMESYELAFRMQTQVPDIINLESETQQTQDMYGLGQKETDSFGRRCLLARKLVESGVRFVQIYAAGWDSHDFLERSHKARMQAVDQPIAALLKDLKARGLLDETLVVWTGEFGRSPDNGIRSGRQAAGRDHNAKGMAMWMAGGGVKAGHRIGATDEIGDHAVEVVNPIRNLHVTLEHIMGLDDNQLTYFHEGRFKVLSQTGGAVIKELLG, encoded by the coding sequence ATGCACCGATTACAACGACGCGATTTTCTCTATGGCATGGGCGCCAGCCTGGGCACCGTCGCTTTCAATGCGCTGCTGCAGGCCGAACAGAAAACAGAGCCGAAGCAGCAGAACCTGATCGACGGACCGCCGCTCGCTCCCCGCGATCCGCATCTGAAACCGCGCGCCAAAGCCTGCATCTTTCTGTTCATGGAAGGAGGCCCCAGCCACATCGATACCTTCGATCCCAAGCCGGCCCTGGAAAAGCTGCACCTCAAGGAATTCGTCCGCGAAGACAAACAGGTCTCCGCGATGGCCAGCGGCAAACGCTATTACATTAAAAGTCCGTTTCAGCATCGTCAGGCGGGCGAATCAGGGATTTCACTCAGCGAACATTTTTCGCACCTCTCAGAAGTCGCCGACGACCTCTGCGTCTATCACGGTCTGCAGGCGGAATCGATCAACCACCCGACCGCCTGTTACCACATGAATACCGGCAATCGATTCGGCGGTGATCCCGCGATCGGCTCCTGGATGACCTATGGCCTGGGCACCGAAAATCAAAACCTGCCCGCGTTCATCGTCCTCCCCGAAGTGGCCTACCCGCAGGGGGGCGCTGCTAACTGGTCCAACGGGTTTCTGCCCGCTTACTTCCAGGGAACCGCACTCCGTTCGACGGGCTCACCAATTCTCGACCTGAATCCGCCTCCAAACGTCACCCGTGAGACCCAGCGTAAAAATCTCGATTTGCTGGCGAAACTGAATCAGCAGGACCAGCAACGGCATCCACACGAAGAGGTGCTCGCAGCCCGCATGGAATCGTACGAACTTGCGTTCCGAATGCAGACCCAGGTTCCGGATATCATCAACCTCGAATCAGAAACCCAGCAGACTCAGGACATGTACGGTCTGGGACAGAAAGAAACCGACAGCTTCGGTCGCCGCTGCCTGTTGGCGCGGAAACTCGTCGAATCGGGAGTGCGTTTCGTGCAGATCTACGCCGCCGGCTGGGATTCACATGATTTCCTGGAACGTTCTCACAAAGCCCGCATGCAGGCCGTCGATCAGCCGATTGCGGCCCTGCTGAAAGACCTCAAAGCACGCGGTCTGTTGGATGAAACGCTCGTCGTCTGGACCGGAGAATTCGGTCGCTCGCCCGACAACGGCATCCGCAGTGGTAGACAGGCCGCGGGTCGGGATCATAACGCGAAAGGCATGGCGATGTGGATGGCGGGAGGTGGTGTCAAAGCCGGTCATCGCATCGGTGCCACGGACGAAATCGGCGACCATGCTGTCGAAGTCGTCAACCCGATTCGCAATCTGCATGTCACGCTCGAACACATCATGGGACTCGACGACAACCAGCTGACCTACTTCCACGAAGGCCGGTTTAAAGTCCTCAGCCAGACCGGGGGCGCTGTGATTAAAGAGCTGCTCGGCTGA